The following proteins come from a genomic window of Salvia hispanica cultivar TCC Black 2014 chromosome 4, UniMelb_Shisp_WGS_1.0, whole genome shotgun sequence:
- the LOC125220512 gene encoding uncharacterized protein LOC125220512, giving the protein MSKLIAQGDKDSELLTRKSSNFHNRYNETFGGVVLAYDPSIRSNLAKIVPGTFPCFGVQLKAKLLLFNPKPDMVLEGEVVKLTPNSIHAVVLGFSSAVIADDDIRDEFKHKVVSE; this is encoded by the exons ATGTCCAAGCTCATTGCTCAGGGGGACAAAGACTCTGAACTACTCACTCGAAAAA GTAGCAACTTTCACAATAGGTATAATGAGACGTTTGGTGGAGTTGTATTGGCATATGATCCGAGTATACGTTCTAATTTGGCAAAGATTGTGCCTGGAACTTTTCCATGTTTTGGTGTGCAATTGAAGGCAAAGCTATTGCTTTTCAATCCGAAACCCGATATGGTTTTAG AGGGGGAGGTTGTTAAGCTTACTCCCAATTCGATACATGCTGTGGTTCTTGGTTTCTCGTCTGCTGTAATAGCAGATGACGACATTCGTGATGAGTTCAAGCATAAAGTTGTAAGTGAA